One region of Paucibacter aquatile genomic DNA includes:
- the upp gene encoding uracil phosphoribosyltransferase, whose amino-acid sequence MAVIEVQHPLVKHKIGLMREADISTKKFRELTGEVARLLAYEATADFPLEKTTIEGWCGPVEIDQIAGRKVTVVPILRAGLGMMDGVLDMIPNAKISVVGLARDHETLKPVNYFDKFVGHLGERTALIIDPMLATAGSMIATIDLLKARGCKDIRALVLVAAPEGVAALNKAHPEVRCWTAAIDSHLNEQGYIIPGLGDAGDKIFGTKDA is encoded by the coding sequence ATGGCCGTCATCGAAGTCCAGCACCCCCTCGTCAAACACAAGATCGGCCTGATGCGCGAGGCCGACATCTCGACCAAGAAGTTCCGCGAGTTGACGGGTGAGGTGGCGCGCCTGCTGGCCTACGAGGCCACGGCCGACTTTCCGCTAGAGAAAACCACCATCGAGGGCTGGTGCGGCCCGGTCGAGATCGACCAGATCGCCGGCCGCAAGGTCACGGTGGTGCCGATTCTGCGGGCCGGTCTGGGCATGATGGACGGCGTGCTGGACATGATCCCCAATGCCAAGATCTCGGTCGTTGGCCTGGCCCGCGATCACGAGACCCTGAAGCCGGTCAACTACTTCGACAAATTCGTCGGCCATCTGGGCGAGCGCACCGCCCTCATCATCGACCCCATGCTGGCCACGGCCGGCTCCATGATCGCCACCATCGATCTGCTCAAGGCGCGCGGCTGCAAGGACATCCGCGCCCTGGTGCTGGTAGCCGCGCCCGAAGGCGTTGCCGCGCTGAACAAAGCCCATCCTGAGGTGCGCTGCTGGACGGCCGCCATCGACAGCCATCTCAACGAGCAGGGTTACATCATCCCGGGCCTCGGCGACGCGGGCGACAAGATCTTCGGCACCAAGGACGCCTGA
- a CDS encoding DUF1624 domain-containing protein, whose product MAPDSPLTPTPAPLQRVPRLDALRGAAIVWMALFHFCFDLNHFGWIQQNFYRDPFWTGQRSAIVSLFLLCAGLGQALALHQGQPWSRFWRRWAQVAGCALLVSAGSALMFPRSFISFGVLHGMAVMLLILRAIGPRLPLWACLGLGLLAWLAPQLWPHPFFDSRWTNWVGLVTRLPIAEDFVPVLPWLGMMLWGYAGGRWLLAARPAWLGGVLPAPLQPLAVLGRWSLSFYMLHQPVLIGLLTAAATMRG is encoded by the coding sequence TTGGCCCCTGATTCACCCCTCACTCCCACCCCAGCGCCGCTGCAACGCGTGCCGCGGCTGGACGCCTTGCGCGGCGCGGCCATCGTCTGGATGGCGCTGTTCCATTTCTGCTTTGACCTCAACCACTTTGGCTGGATCCAGCAGAACTTCTACCGCGACCCCTTCTGGACCGGGCAGCGCAGCGCCATCGTCAGCCTCTTCCTGCTCTGCGCCGGCCTGGGCCAGGCCCTGGCGCTGCACCAGGGCCAGCCCTGGTCGCGTTTCTGGCGCCGCTGGGCCCAGGTGGCGGGTTGTGCGCTTCTGGTCAGCGCCGGCTCGGCGCTGATGTTCCCGCGCAGCTTCATCAGCTTTGGCGTGCTGCACGGCATGGCGGTGATGCTGCTGATCCTGCGTGCCATTGGGCCGCGTTTGCCGCTCTGGGCCTGCCTGGGCCTGGGCCTGCTGGCCTGGCTGGCGCCGCAGCTCTGGCCGCATCCCTTCTTCGACAGCCGCTGGACCAACTGGGTCGGCCTGGTCACGCGCTTGCCGATCGCAGAGGATTTCGTGCCCGTGCTGCCCTGGCTGGGCATGATGCTCTGGGGCTATGCCGGCGGACGCTGGCTGCTGGCTGCACGCCCGGCCTGGCTGGGAGGCGTGCTGCCGGCGCCGCTGCAGCCGCTGGCCGTGCTGGGTCGCTGGTCCCTGAGTTTCTACATGCTGCATCAGCCGGTTTTGATCGGTTTGTTGACTGCAGCCGCTACGATGCGGGGATGA
- a CDS encoding aminotransferase-like domain-containing protein → MSAPRYKQLLDRLAQDIRSGALRPGTRLPPLRQLARREGLALVTASRVYAELAGMGLVSGEVGRGTFVRDPSLPAGHGLDLGVLAPDLVDLGFNYPTLPGQAELLRSGLRQLAQGGDLEAMLRYQPHGGRPHDRATVARHLASRGLHTIAEQVLLVDGAQHGLACVGLALLQPGDVVAIDALSYPGFRLLAETLRLELVAVPAAGHGAGPDLAALDRLCQQRRVRALYTMPTLHNPLGWVMELAEREALAALAEQHELLLIEDAAYAYLVERAPPPLAMLAPERTVYISGLSKSVAAGLRLGFVHAPKACIAALERAIRASTWSTPGLTTALGCAWLEDGTVDRLEREKRADARERQRLAAELLGPLPRIGHPGSYFLWLPLGEDVRADRVAAELLQGGISVSTAAPYTGKRDGSEPQAIRLALGSVDRAALTPALRAVRQVIEAHSVL, encoded by the coding sequence ATGTCCGCCCCTCGCTACAAACAACTGCTGGACCGCCTGGCCCAAGACATCCGCAGCGGCGCACTGCGCCCCGGCACGCGCCTGCCTCCGCTGCGCCAGCTGGCCCGGCGTGAAGGCCTGGCCCTGGTGACGGCCAGCCGCGTCTATGCCGAGCTGGCCGGCATGGGCCTGGTCAGCGGCGAGGTGGGCCGCGGCACCTTCGTGCGCGACCCCAGCCTGCCGGCAGGCCATGGTCTGGATCTGGGCGTGCTGGCGCCGGATCTGGTGGACCTGGGCTTCAACTACCCCACCCTGCCCGGTCAGGCCGAGCTGCTGCGCAGCGGCCTGCGCCAGCTGGCGCAGGGCGGTGACCTGGAGGCCATGCTGCGTTACCAGCCCCACGGCGGCCGCCCGCATGACCGTGCAACCGTGGCCCGCCATCTGGCCAGCCGCGGCCTGCATACCATCGCCGAGCAGGTGCTCCTGGTGGACGGCGCCCAACACGGCCTGGCCTGCGTTGGCCTGGCCCTGCTGCAGCCGGGCGATGTGGTGGCGATCGATGCACTGAGCTACCCCGGCTTTCGCCTGCTGGCCGAAACCCTGAGGCTGGAGCTGGTGGCTGTGCCGGCCGCCGGCCATGGGGCGGGCCCCGATCTGGCTGCGCTGGATCGCCTGTGCCAGCAGCGCCGCGTGCGCGCGCTCTACACCATGCCCACCCTGCACAACCCGCTGGGCTGGGTCATGGAGCTGGCCGAGCGCGAGGCCCTGGCTGCGCTGGCCGAACAGCATGAGCTGCTGCTGATCGAGGACGCGGCCTACGCCTATCTGGTGGAGCGGGCACCGCCGCCTCTGGCCATGCTGGCGCCCGAGCGCACGGTCTACATCTCCGGCCTGTCGAAAAGCGTGGCGGCCGGCTTACGCCTGGGTTTTGTGCATGCCCCCAAGGCCTGCATCGCCGCGCTGGAGCGTGCCATCCGGGCCAGCACCTGGAGCACGCCGGGCCTGACCACGGCCCTGGGCTGCGCCTGGCTGGAAGACGGCACGGTGGACCGGCTGGAGCGCGAGAAACGGGCCGACGCCCGTGAGCGCCAGCGCCTGGCGGCCGAGCTGCTCGGGCCCCTGCCCCGCATCGGCCACCCGGGCTCCTACTTTTTATGGCTGCCGCTGGGCGAGGACGTCCGCGCCGACCGGGTGGCGGCCGAGCTGCTGCAAGGCGGCATCTCGGTCTCCACCGCCGCGCCCTACACCGGCAAGCGCGACGGCAGCGAGCCCCAGGCCATACGCCTGGCCCTGGGCTCCGTGGACCGGGCCGCCCTGACGCCGGCGCTGCGAGCGGTGCGCCAAGTCATCGAGGCGCACAGCGTTCTCTGA
- a CDS encoding D-2-hydroxyacid dehydrogenase family protein — MNIIILDDYQDAVRKLHCAAKLEHLNAKVFTNTVKGIGQLSIRLRDAEVLVLIRERTQFPRQLLEKLPKLKLIAQTGRVGNHIDIEACTRLGIAVAEGVGSPVAPAELTWALIMASMRRLPQYIGNLKHGAWQQAGLKAASMPPNFGVGMVLRGKTLGIWGYGKIGQILAGYGRAFGMQVQVWGSEASRLRAQSDGLIAAESREAFFASSDVLSLHLRLCEATRGMITPEDLARMKPTALLVNTSRAELLTDGALVSALNRGRPGMAAIDVFESEPILQGHPLLRLENAVCTPHIGYVEQDSYELYFNAAFDNILNFIKSEPSNIVNPEALKVLR; from the coding sequence ATGAACATCATCATCCTCGACGACTACCAGGACGCGGTGCGCAAGCTGCACTGCGCGGCCAAGCTGGAGCACCTCAATGCCAAGGTCTTCACCAACACGGTGAAGGGCATCGGCCAGTTGTCGATACGGCTGCGTGACGCCGAAGTGCTGGTGCTGATCCGCGAGCGCACCCAATTCCCGCGCCAGCTGCTGGAGAAGCTGCCCAAGCTCAAGCTGATTGCCCAGACCGGGCGCGTCGGCAACCACATCGACATCGAAGCCTGCACCCGGCTGGGCATTGCGGTGGCCGAAGGTGTGGGCTCGCCGGTGGCGCCGGCCGAGCTGACCTGGGCCTTGATCATGGCCTCGATGCGTCGCCTGCCCCAGTACATCGGCAACCTCAAGCATGGCGCCTGGCAACAGGCCGGGCTCAAGGCCGCGTCCATGCCGCCCAATTTTGGCGTCGGCATGGTTTTGCGCGGCAAGACCCTGGGCATCTGGGGCTACGGCAAGATCGGCCAGATCCTGGCCGGCTATGGCCGCGCCTTTGGCATGCAGGTGCAGGTCTGGGGCAGCGAAGCCTCGCGCCTGCGTGCGCAGAGCGACGGGCTCATTGCGGCTGAGAGCCGCGAAGCATTTTTTGCCAGCAGCGATGTGCTGAGCCTGCATCTGCGCCTGTGCGAGGCCACCCGCGGCATGATCACCCCCGAAGACCTGGCCCGCATGAAGCCGACCGCCCTGCTGGTCAACACCTCGCGGGCCGAGCTGCTGACCGATGGCGCCCTGGTCTCGGCCCTCAACCGCGGCCGCCCCGGCATGGCCGCCATCGACGTGTTCGAGAGCGAGCCCATCCTGCAAGGCCACCCCCTGCTGCGCCTGGAGAACGCCGTCTGCACACCGCACATCGGCTATGTCGAGCAGGACAGCTACGAGCTGTATTTCAACGCCGCGTTCGACAACATCCTGAACTTCATCAAGAGCGAGCCGAGCAATATCGTCAACCCGGAAGCGCTGAAAGTGCTGCGATGA
- a CDS encoding chromate transporter has protein sequence MLATAHVDLLDLFLHFLTLSLLSIGGAISTAPEMHRFLVGERHWLSDTEFTSSIALAQAAPGPNILFVAVLGWNVAGLSGAFAAMAGIMLPSTTLVLAATRWARRNKDSLGVRAFSAGMAPLTLGLMLATGWLLAEPYLRLPEHRLATLALIAGTVLLTLKTRLSLVWMVLGGGVLGALDLV, from the coding sequence ATGCTGGCCACTGCCCATGTCGACCTGCTCGACCTCTTCCTGCATTTTCTGACCCTGTCCCTGCTGTCCATCGGCGGCGCCATCAGCACGGCACCCGAGATGCACCGCTTTCTGGTCGGCGAGCGCCACTGGCTCAGCGACACGGAGTTCACCTCCTCGATCGCCCTGGCCCAGGCCGCGCCCGGGCCCAACATCCTTTTCGTGGCCGTGCTGGGCTGGAATGTGGCCGGCCTGAGCGGCGCCTTCGCCGCCATGGCCGGCATCATGCTGCCCTCCACCACCCTGGTGCTGGCCGCCACGCGCTGGGCGCGGCGCAACAAGGACAGTCTGGGCGTGCGCGCCTTCTCGGCCGGCATGGCGCCGCTGACCCTGGGCCTGATGCTGGCCACGGGCTGGCTGCTGGCCGAGCCTTATCTGCGCCTGCCCGAACACCGGCTCGCCACCCTGGCCCTGATCGCGGGCACGGTGCTGCTGACGCTCAAGACCCGGCTCAGCCTGGTCTGGATGGTGCTGGGCGGCGGGGTCTTGGGGGCGCTGGACCTCGTCTGA
- a CDS encoding PAS domain S-box protein, with the protein MSLQTQPPATSPTAAPDSPSLSRILPAYWPALLTALVSLTLCIALAWMRHGQTLAAEEAQVQQELNALRSRLEAVAQTTFAPTLGLEALIRLDGGISDARFQAMSSQVIRLLPHVRSIVAAPNDVAEFVYPLAGNEAVYRLDYRSIPRQYEQVQLARRLGQPLLVGPVQLVQGGQGLIQRVPVFLPRPEGQAPQYWGVISVVADLPRFMESTGLANRQDLRLGLYHTGQPAERLGAVIWGDRSLPQRRPVLQTVNLPGAVWTLAAVPAQGWSQGPSWRSIETALAVGVSLVLTWLAGLLVYRRRLLVSHNRALAEEIAHSRQVQSALDAEHARFRSLTELSTDWVWEQDRELRLSYISRPAEKASQVPSQALLGMKRWESPALVPGVDWAAHQAMLERHEAFRDFEYAHYAGDGSVRYVSVSGTPFFDANGEFAGYRGTGRNITAAKQAEQALIESQAALTETLNRLQAILDSASEVAIIATGLDGRITVFNRGAERMLGYNEREMLGRYPDFLHRREEVRQRAVELSAELGETIQGFDTFVAKARVLGSETRVWTYLRKDGSALDVSLTVSLVRDRGGPAMGYLGIARDITEQRQAERALVQLNAELEDRVSSRTIELTEAMHTLRQAQDELLRSEKMAALGSLVAGVAHELNTPLGNCLTTASTLEERTREIQAEFEGTGLRRQHLADYLRDAGTAASILLRSLSTSTELVAHFKQLSVDQTSSQRRVFDLASALDDVLSLLRPRLRTTPYQVVCEVHTQRPLDSYPGPLGQVINNLVLNALLHAFGGRKHGRLSIRADELSPDWLLLVVEDDGVGMSEAVRRRAFDPFFTTKMGSGGTGLGLNIVYNIVTGILGGQIELSSEPGKGSRFTFRLPYVAPQLSAKAEERAHDPRPVPKPPNS; encoded by the coding sequence ATGAGCCTGCAAACCCAGCCCCCGGCCACCAGCCCTACCGCAGCGCCTGACTCGCCGAGCCTGTCCCGCATCCTGCCGGCCTACTGGCCGGCCCTGCTGACCGCCTTGGTCAGCCTGACCCTGTGCATCGCCCTGGCCTGGATGCGCCACGGCCAAACCCTGGCGGCCGAAGAAGCGCAGGTGCAGCAAGAACTCAACGCCCTGCGCAGTCGCCTGGAAGCGGTGGCGCAAACCACGTTTGCGCCGACCCTCGGCCTTGAGGCCCTGATCCGGCTCGACGGCGGCATCTCGGACGCCCGCTTCCAGGCCATGAGCAGCCAGGTGATCCGCCTGCTGCCCCATGTGCGCAGCATCGTTGCCGCCCCCAACGACGTGGCTGAATTCGTCTATCCCCTGGCTGGCAACGAAGCGGTCTATCGCCTGGACTACCGCAGCATCCCGCGCCAGTACGAGCAGGTCCAGCTCGCCCGACGCCTGGGCCAGCCCTTGCTGGTGGGTCCGGTGCAGCTGGTCCAGGGCGGCCAAGGCTTGATCCAACGCGTGCCCGTGTTCCTGCCACGGCCCGAAGGCCAGGCGCCGCAGTACTGGGGCGTGATCTCGGTGGTGGCCGACTTGCCCCGCTTCATGGAGAGCACCGGCCTGGCCAATCGCCAGGATCTGCGCCTGGGCCTCTACCATACGGGCCAGCCGGCCGAGCGCCTGGGCGCTGTGATCTGGGGCGACCGCAGCCTGCCACAGCGCCGGCCGGTGCTGCAGACCGTCAACCTGCCCGGCGCCGTCTGGACCCTGGCGGCCGTGCCGGCCCAGGGCTGGAGCCAGGGGCCGAGCTGGCGGTCGATCGAGACGGCCTTGGCGGTCGGGGTGAGCCTAGTGCTGACCTGGCTGGCCGGCCTGCTGGTCTACCGGCGCCGCCTGCTGGTAAGCCACAACCGCGCCCTGGCCGAGGAAATCGCCCACAGCCGCCAGGTGCAGAGCGCCCTGGATGCCGAGCACGCCCGCTTTCGCAGCCTGACCGAGCTGTCCACCGACTGGGTCTGGGAACAGGACCGCGAGCTGCGCCTGAGCTACATCTCGCGCCCGGCTGAGAAAGCCTCGCAAGTGCCTTCGCAGGCCTTGTTGGGCATGAAGCGCTGGGAGTCGCCCGCCCTGGTGCCCGGGGTCGATTGGGCCGCACATCAGGCCATGCTGGAGCGCCACGAAGCCTTCCGCGACTTCGAGTACGCGCACTACGCGGGCGATGGATCCGTCCGTTATGTCAGCGTCTCGGGTACGCCCTTTTTCGACGCGAATGGCGAGTTCGCCGGCTACCGTGGCACCGGCCGCAACATCACGGCGGCCAAACAAGCCGAGCAGGCCTTGATCGAATCGCAAGCGGCGCTGACCGAGACGCTGAACCGCCTGCAAGCCATCCTCGACTCGGCCAGCGAAGTGGCCATCATCGCCACCGGTCTGGACGGCCGCATCACCGTCTTCAACCGCGGCGCCGAGCGCATGCTGGGCTACAACGAGCGCGAGATGCTGGGCCGCTACCCGGATTTCCTGCATCGGCGTGAAGAGGTCAGGCAACGGGCCGTCGAGCTGAGCGCCGAGTTGGGCGAAACCATCCAGGGTTTCGACACGTTTGTTGCCAAAGCCCGCGTGCTTGGCAGCGAGACCCGGGTCTGGACCTATCTGCGCAAGGACGGCAGCGCGCTCGATGTCTCGCTGACCGTCAGCCTGGTGCGCGACCGCGGCGGCCCGGCCATGGGCTATCTCGGTATTGCCCGCGACATCACCGAGCAACGCCAGGCCGAGCGCGCCCTGGTGCAGCTCAACGCCGAACTGGAAGACCGGGTCAGCAGCCGCACGATTGAGCTGACCGAAGCCATGCACACCTTGCGCCAGGCCCAGGATGAGCTGCTGCGCTCGGAAAAGATGGCGGCCCTGGGCTCCCTGGTGGCCGGCGTGGCCCATGAGCTGAACACCCCGCTGGGCAACTGCCTGACCACGGCCTCGACTTTGGAGGAACGCACCCGCGAGATTCAGGCCGAGTTCGAGGGCACGGGCCTGCGCCGCCAGCACCTGGCCGACTACCTGCGCGACGCCGGCACGGCGGCCAGCATCCTGCTGCGATCGCTGAGCACCTCGACCGAGCTGGTGGCGCATTTCAAGCAACTCTCGGTCGACCAGACCAGCTCGCAGCGCCGTGTCTTCGACCTGGCCAGCGCCCTGGACGATGTGCTGAGCCTGCTGCGCCCGCGCCTGCGCACAACGCCGTATCAAGTGGTCTGCGAGGTGCACACCCAGCGCCCGCTGGACAGCTACCCCGGCCCCCTGGGCCAGGTGATCAACAACCTAGTGCTGAACGCCCTGCTGCATGCCTTCGGCGGCCGCAAGCACGGGCGCCTGTCCATCCGTGCCGATGAGCTCTCGCCCGACTGGCTGCTGCTGGTGGTCGAGGACGACGGTGTGGGCATGAGCGAGGCAGTGCGGCGCCGCGCCTTCGACCCCTTCTTCACCACCAAGATGGGCAGCGGCGGCACCGGTCTGGGCCTGAACATCGTCTACAACATCGTCACCGGCATCCTGGGCGGCCAGATCGAGCTGAGCAGCGAGCCCGGCAAGGGCAGCCGCTTCACCTTCCGCCTGCCCTATGTGGCGCCGCAGCTCTCAGCCAAGGCGGAAGAGCGCGCCCATGACCCCAGGCCGGTGCCGAAGCCGCCGAACTCCTAG
- a CDS encoding S1C family serine protease, translating to MKLPTAPASQAALLALALLAGVGLSACWPNTAQSKPQAEPRAVQPRGPLDAGEQNNINVFKKVSPSVVHITTLALSRDLFSMNITQQPRGTGTGFIWDDAGHVVTNFHVIQDGDAATVTLSDQSSYPAKLVGSFPDRDLAVLRIEAPKEKLAAIAIGSSRELQVGQAVYAIGNPFGLDQTLTLGIVSALNREIESVTRRTIRGAIQTDAAINPGNSGGPLLDSAGRLIGVNTSIYSPSGASAGIGFAIPVDEVNRIVPRLIRDGRLIRPALGITAAPENVNQALKLPKGVALLRVSPGSPAAQAGLQVFARGRDGSVIAGDVITAINDEPVRDLDEMLSLLERRQVGERVTLSLWNAGKTRKQAVQLGSAD from the coding sequence ATGAAACTGCCCACCGCCCCCGCCTCTCAAGCCGCCCTGCTCGCCCTGGCCTTGCTGGCCGGTGTGGGCTTGAGCGCCTGCTGGCCCAATACCGCGCAGAGCAAGCCGCAGGCCGAGCCGCGTGCCGTGCAGCCGCGCGGCCCGCTCGATGCCGGCGAGCAGAACAACATCAACGTCTTCAAAAAGGTGTCGCCCTCGGTGGTGCACATCACCACCCTGGCCCTGAGCCGCGATCTGTTCTCCATGAACATCACCCAGCAGCCGCGCGGCACCGGCACCGGCTTCATCTGGGACGATGCCGGCCATGTGGTGACCAATTTCCACGTGATCCAGGACGGCGACGCCGCCACCGTCACCCTGTCGGACCAAAGCAGCTACCCGGCCAAGCTGGTGGGCAGTTTCCCCGACCGTGACCTGGCCGTGCTGCGCATCGAGGCCCCCAAGGAGAAGCTCGCCGCCATCGCCATCGGCAGCAGCCGCGAGCTGCAGGTGGGCCAGGCCGTGTACGCCATCGGCAACCCCTTCGGCCTGGACCAGACCCTGACCCTGGGCATCGTCAGCGCCCTCAACCGCGAGATCGAGTCGGTCACCCGCCGCACCATCCGTGGTGCTATCCAGACCGATGCGGCCATCAACCCAGGCAATTCGGGCGGCCCCCTGCTCGATTCGGCCGGCCGGCTGATCGGCGTCAACACCTCGATCTACAGCCCCAGCGGCGCCAGCGCCGGCATCGGCTTTGCGATTCCCGTGGACGAGGTCAACCGCATCGTGCCGCGCCTCATCCGCGACGGCCGCCTGATCCGCCCGGCCCTGGGCATCACGGCCGCGCCCGAGAACGTCAACCAGGCGCTCAAGCTGCCCAAGGGCGTGGCCCTGCTGCGCGTCTCGCCGGGCAGCCCGGCGGCACAGGCTGGCCTGCAGGTGTTTGCCCGCGGCCGCGACGGCAGCGTGATCGCCGGCGATGTGATCACCGCCATCAACGACGAGCCGGTGCGCGATCTGGACGAAATGCTCAGCCTGCTGGAGCGCCGCCAGGTCGGCGAGCGCGTGACCCTGAGCCTGTGGAACGCCGGCAAGACCCGCAAGCAGGCGGTGCAGCTGGGCAGCGCCGACTGA
- a CDS encoding chromate transporter: protein MSATDVARAPQRPASLWALYLAFNRLALQGFGGVLAVAQRELVERLGWMTREEFVETLAIAQVLPGPNVVNISLMIGDRYFGLRGAFAALAGMFALPSVLVLSMAALYGSVSQHPVVGNALRGMGAVSAGLILATGLKLLPAVRRNPMGRAMAALLALATLAAVVWLRLPLPWLVLLLGGLGMAAAWRGLKADPRTEG, encoded by the coding sequence ATGAGCGCCACCGACGTGGCACGAGCGCCGCAGCGCCCGGCATCGCTCTGGGCGCTCTACCTGGCCTTCAACCGCCTGGCCCTGCAGGGCTTTGGCGGCGTACTGGCGGTGGCACAGCGCGAGTTGGTCGAGCGCCTGGGCTGGATGACGCGCGAAGAGTTCGTCGAGACCCTGGCCATCGCACAGGTCCTGCCCGGGCCCAATGTGGTGAACATCTCGCTGATGATCGGCGACCGCTACTTCGGCCTACGCGGCGCGTTCGCGGCCCTGGCGGGGATGTTTGCGCTGCCCTCGGTCCTGGTGCTGAGCATGGCGGCGCTCTACGGCAGCGTGTCCCAGCATCCGGTGGTGGGCAATGCCCTGCGCGGCATGGGTGCGGTCTCGGCCGGCTTGATCCTGGCCACCGGCCTCAAGCTGCTTCCCGCCGTGCGCCGCAACCCCATGGGCCGGGCCATGGCGGCGCTGCTGGCCCTGGCCACGCTGGCGGCCGTGGTCTGGCTGCGCCTGCCCCTGCCCTGGCTGGTGTTGCTGCTGGGTGGCCTGGGCATGGCAGCAGCCTGGCGCGGCTTGAAGGCCGACCCGCGCACGGAAGGCTGA
- the rlmB gene encoding 23S rRNA (guanosine(2251)-2'-O)-methyltransferase RlmB, which yields MSSSTSNKILFGFHAVTVRLKTHPKSISEIHVDATRRDQRMRQFVERATEAGAKLVDSDDDRLGKLAGSSRHQGVVARVQPLAMQHSLDAVMEDLEAAEVQPLLLVLDGVTDPHNLGACLRVADGAGANAVIAPKDHAVGLNATVAKVASGAAETVPYLMVTNLARSLNELKERDIWIIGTSDQATKSIYDIDLNRPVALVLGAEGDGLRQLTAKTCDELVSIPMLGAVESLNVSVAAGVCLYEALRQRRARQG from the coding sequence ATGAGCAGCAGCACCAGCAACAAAATCCTCTTCGGCTTCCATGCCGTGACCGTGCGCCTGAAGACGCACCCCAAATCCATCAGCGAGATCCATGTCGACGCCACGCGGCGCGACCAGCGCATGCGCCAGTTTGTCGAGCGCGCCACCGAGGCCGGCGCCAAGCTGGTGGACAGCGACGACGATCGCCTGGGCAAGCTGGCCGGCAGCAGCCGCCACCAGGGCGTGGTCGCCCGGGTGCAGCCCCTGGCCATGCAGCATTCGCTGGACGCGGTGATGGAGGACCTGGAAGCGGCCGAGGTTCAGCCCCTGCTGCTGGTGCTGGACGGTGTCACCGACCCGCACAACCTCGGCGCCTGCCTGCGCGTGGCCGATGGTGCCGGCGCCAACGCCGTGATCGCACCCAAAGACCATGCCGTCGGACTGAACGCCACCGTGGCCAAGGTGGCCAGCGGTGCAGCCGAGACCGTGCCCTATCTGATGGTGACCAATCTGGCCCGCTCGCTCAATGAGCTGAAAGAGCGCGACATCTGGATCATCGGCACCTCGGACCAGGCGACGAAATCGATCTACGACATCGATCTGAACCGCCCGGTGGCCCTGGTGCTGGGCGCCGAGGGTGACGGCCTGCGCCAGCTCACCGCCAAGACCTGCGATGAACTGGTCAGCATCCCCATGCTGGGAGCGGTGGAAAGCCTGAATGTCTCGGTGGCCGCAGGCGTGTGCCTCTACGAAGCCCTGCGCCAGCGCCGCGCCCGCCAGGGATAA
- a CDS encoding DMT family transporter: protein MDKNSSGWLHGFIGVLIFSGSLPATRLAVLDFDPLFLTVARASIAGLLALGLLLLLAQPRPTAAQWRSLLVVALGVVLGFPLLTALALREMSAAHSIVFLGLLPLSTAAFGVWRGGERPRPVFWVFSLLGSLLVVGFALSQGLSLAPRGDALMLLAILVCGLGYAEGARLSRSLGGWQMICWALVLALPLMLALTWWRLPVSWSGIGLPAWLGLAYVSLFSMLIGFVFWYRGLAQGGIARVGQLQLLQPLFGLALAAGLLGEAVSPAMLVVTVAVILCVAGARRFGR from the coding sequence ATGGACAAGAATTCGAGCGGCTGGCTCCATGGCTTCATCGGAGTGCTGATCTTCAGTGGCTCGCTCCCGGCCACGCGGCTGGCGGTGCTGGATTTCGATCCGCTCTTTCTCACCGTCGCCCGCGCCAGCATCGCCGGTCTGCTGGCCCTGGGCCTGCTGCTGTTGCTGGCCCAGCCGCGGCCGACGGCGGCGCAGTGGCGATCCCTGCTGGTGGTGGCCCTGGGCGTGGTGCTGGGTTTCCCGCTGCTCACCGCCCTGGCCTTGCGGGAGATGAGCGCCGCACATTCCATCGTCTTCCTGGGCCTGCTGCCGCTGAGCACGGCCGCCTTCGGTGTCTGGCGCGGTGGCGAGCGGCCGCGGCCGGTGTTCTGGGTGTTCTCGCTGCTGGGCAGCCTGCTGGTGGTCGGCTTTGCGCTGTCGCAGGGCCTGAGCCTGGCGCCGCGCGGCGATGCGCTGATGCTGCTGGCCATCCTGGTTTGCGGTCTGGGCTATGCCGAAGGGGCGCGGCTCTCCCGCAGCCTGGGCGGCTGGCAGATGATCTGCTGGGCCCTGGTGCTGGCCCTGCCGCTGATGCTGGCCTTGACCTGGTGGCGGCTGCCGGTGAGCTGGAGCGGCATCGGCTTGCCGGCCTGGCTGGGGCTGGCCTATGTTTCGCTCTTCAGCATGTTGATCGGCTTTGTGTTCTGGTACCGCGGCCTGGCCCAGGGCGGGATTGCCCGCGTCGGTCAGCTGCAGCTCTTGCAGCCGCTGTTCGGCCTGGCCTTGGCGGCTGGCTTGCTCGGCGAGGCGGTGAGCCCGGCCATGCTGGTCGTGACCGTGGCGGTGATTCTCTGTGTGGCCGGAGCGCGGCGCTTCGGGCGATGA